One stretch of Clavibacter michiganensis DNA includes these proteins:
- the pth gene encoding aminoacyl-tRNA hydrolase, which produces MDDRTLLVVGLGNPGPQYAGTRHNVGQMALDVLADRMRATFRSHRANAQVAEGRAVPGGPKLILAKPSSFMNLSGGPVANLLKYFSLEPAQLVVAHDELDIPFDSMKLKQGGGHGGHNGIRDIISSAGTGDFTRVRIGIGRPPGRQDAADFVLKPFSSTERQVLPNVLEDAADAVEMIASDGLIAAQLRFHTAAS; this is translated from the coding sequence GTGGACGACCGGACCCTGCTCGTGGTCGGCCTCGGCAACCCCGGCCCGCAGTACGCGGGCACGCGGCACAACGTCGGCCAGATGGCGCTCGACGTGCTCGCCGACCGGATGCGCGCCACCTTCCGCTCGCACCGCGCCAACGCGCAGGTCGCCGAGGGGCGCGCGGTCCCCGGCGGGCCGAAGCTCATCCTCGCGAAGCCGAGCTCGTTCATGAACCTGTCCGGCGGGCCGGTCGCGAACCTCCTCAAGTACTTCTCGCTCGAGCCCGCGCAGCTCGTGGTCGCGCACGACGAGCTCGACATCCCGTTCGACTCCATGAAGCTCAAGCAGGGCGGCGGCCACGGCGGCCACAACGGTATCCGCGACATCATCTCCTCCGCCGGCACGGGCGACTTCACGCGCGTGCGCATCGGCATCGGCCGCCCGCCCGGCCGCCAGGACGCCGCCGACTTCGTGCTGAAGCCCTTCTCCTCCACCGAGCGGCAGGTGCTGCCCAACGTGCTGGAGGACGCGGCCGACGCCGTCGAGATGATCGCCTCCGACGGCCTCATCGCGGCGCAGCTGCGCTTCCACACCGCCGCGTCCTGA
- a CDS encoding 50S ribosomal protein L25/general stress protein Ctc: MVDNNLSAELRTQFGKGAARKIRAIGKIPAVIYGHGTDPQHVTLPGHELMLIIRKANQIITLDIAGTPQLVLVKDVQKDPVRQIIEHVDLIVVRRGERVEVEVPIHVEGESYPGTIHNLENTSITVDVEATHIPERFTVSIEGFEEGTQVTAGQVDLPAGANLVTDPETLVVAISVPQLDLTTDAVDEDVVAEGDADVAVTDDGATGDQSGDDK; this comes from the coding sequence ATGGTGGACAACAACCTCTCCGCGGAGCTGCGCACGCAGTTCGGCAAGGGCGCGGCCCGCAAGATCCGCGCGATCGGCAAGATCCCCGCGGTCATCTACGGCCACGGCACCGACCCGCAGCACGTCACGCTGCCGGGCCACGAGCTCATGCTCATCATCCGCAAGGCCAACCAGATCATCACGCTCGACATCGCGGGCACGCCCCAGCTGGTGCTCGTGAAGGACGTCCAGAAGGACCCCGTCCGCCAGATCATCGAGCACGTCGACCTCATCGTCGTCCGCCGTGGCGAGCGCGTCGAGGTCGAGGTCCCGATCCACGTCGAGGGCGAGTCCTACCCCGGCACGATCCACAACCTCGAGAACACGTCCATCACGGTCGACGTCGAGGCCACCCACATCCCGGAGCGCTTCACCGTCTCCATCGAGGGCTTCGAGGAGGGCACCCAGGTCACGGCCGGCCAGGTCGACCTCCCCGCCGGCGCCAACCTCGTCACCGACCCCGAGACCCTCGTGGTCGCGATCTCCGTGCCGCAGCTCGACCTCACGACCGACGCGGTCGACGAGGACGTCGTGGCCGAGGGCGACGCGGACGTCGCGGTCACCGACGACGGCGCCACCGGCGACCAGTCGGGCGACGACAAGTAG